The Mercurialis annua linkage group LG2, ddMerAnnu1.2, whole genome shotgun sequence genome contains a region encoding:
- the LOC126669761 gene encoding major allergen Pru ar 1-like — protein MGVFCYSDEYTSPIPPARLFKALILDSNNLIPKLMPQVVQSIQYVEGDGGVGSIRQINFQQGHQVKYVKNKIETLDVENYTYKYSMVEGDGLLERLESAVYEVELVAGADGGSINKMKSTYHTKGDIVLSEEEVKAGKEKAIGMYKVVEAYLLQNPNAYA, from the exons ATGGGTGTGTTTTGTTACAGTGATGAGTACACATCTCCAATCCCACCAGCAAGGCTCTTCAAGGCTTTAATACTCGACTCCAACAACCTTATCCCAAAGCTCATGCCGCAGGTTGTTCAAAGCATTCAATATGTTGAAGGTGATGGAGGAGTTGGCAGCATCAGGCAGATCAACTTCCAACAAG GTCACCAAGTGAAGTATGTGAAGAACAAAATAGAAACACTAGATGTGGAGAATTATACATACAAATACAGCATGGTTGAAGGTGATGGTTTGTTGGAGAGGCTGGAGAGTGCTGTGTATGAAGTGGAGTTGGTGGCCGGGGCAGACGGGGGCAGCATTAATAAAATGAAGAGTACTTACCACACAAAGGGTGATATTGTGCTTAGTGAAGAGGAGGTCAAGGCTGGGAAAGAAAAGGCTATTGGAATGTACAAAGTTGTTGAAGCTTATCTCCTTCAAAACCCTAATGCTTATGCTTAA
- the LOC126667605 gene encoding protein AGENET DOMAIN (AGD)-CONTAINING P1-like, with product MYISVGSSLKQVQDQENFQGSDHSFKIKINPNLYFLNIPLILQLFKKMNDPYPHQFYHQNDTIEINVDDEVFFPARIVEAVGEDHQHYTVQYLSLPVTEKVHIANMRPTPPELNDRVFLDNDMVDAYVQGNWLLGWLVGNGGPNGYTVFLYNDFVTHTNRIRFHSQWFPRPDFDIPLNSLNDCLPDLVVRNMS from the exons ATGTATATATCAGTTGGTTCTTCGCTTAAGCAGGTTCAAGATCAAGAAAATTTTCAAGGCAGTGACCACAGTTTCAAGATTAAGATAAACCCTAATTTGTATTTCTTGAACATCCCATTAATTCTTCAACTTTTCAAGAAAATGAATGATCCTTATCCCCACCAATTCTATCACCAGAATGATACGATTGAGATAAACGTAGACGATGAAGTATTCTTCCCAGCAAGAATTGTTGAAGCAGTCGGAGAAGATCACCAGCACTACACAGTACAGTACCTTTCACTGCCGGTGACCGAGAAAGTTCACATAGCCAACATGAGGCCTACTCCGCCGGAGTTGAATGACAGGGTATTTCTGGATAATGATATGGTGGATGCTTATGTTCAGGGTAATTGGCTGTTGGGCTGGCTTGTTGGAAACGGAGGTCCTAATGGTTACACTGTGTTTCTTTATAATGATTTCGTAACGCATACTAATCGGATCAGGTTTCATTCTCAGTGGTTTCCCCGTCCCGATTTCGACATTCCATT GAACAGTTTGAATGATTGTTTGCCGGATCTAGTCGTTCGCAATATGTCGTAA
- the LOC126667607 gene encoding uncharacterized protein LOC126667607: MNYPHQIYHQNDTIEINVDDEVYCPATILEAVGEDHQYYRVQYLALPMTEKVHIADMRPTPPELNDRLFLENDMVDAYYYGNWLRGWLAGNGAGPNKYTVILYNDLVLDTNRIRFHSQWSPLPDFDIPWHRMNDRLPDLIVRNMS, translated from the exons ATGAATTATCCACACCAGATCTATCACCAGAATGATACGATTGAGATAAACGTAGACGATGAAGTATACTGCCCAGCAACAATTCTTGAAGCAGTCGGAGAAGACCACCAGTACTACAGAGTACAGTACCTTGCACTGCCAATGACCGAGAAAGTTCACATAGCCGATATGAGGCCTACTCCGCCGGAGTTGAACGATAGGTTATTTCTGGAGAATGATATGGTGGATGCTTATTATTACGGTAATTGGCTGCGTGGCTGGCTTGCAGGAAACGGAGCTGGTCCTAATAAGTACACTGTGATTCTTTATAATGATTTAGTACTGGATACTAATCGGATCAGGTTTCATTCTCAGTGGTCTCCCCTCCCCGATTTTGATATTCCGTG GCACAGAATGAATGATCGTTTACCGGATCTAATCGTTCGCAATATGTCGTAA
- the LOC126667606 gene encoding olee1-like protein, whose product MAKSINNIIFLASAICFLSFLGLAYGNSHFVVEGKIYCDTCRIQFITKLTTYLKGAKVRLECMEREGGAITFSAEAETDATGAYQIPVVGDHEEEICKITLLSSPDADCNEIKKDPWAKKAAQITLTSNNGIASSVRAANPIGFMKKQALPECIGVLRDMGFNAHGVMP is encoded by the exons atggccAAATCTATTAACAATATAATCTTCCTAGCATCTGCTATTTGTTTCTTGTCTTTCCTTGGATTAGCCTATGGAAATTCTCACTTCGTCGTAGAGGGGAAAATTTATTGCGACACTTGCCGTATCCAATTCATAACCAAGCTCACTACGTATCTAAAAG GCGCCAAAGTGCGGTTGGAGTGCATGGAGCGAGAAGGCGGAGCTATAACTTTTAGTGCCGAAGCAGAAACTGACGCCACCGGAGCATACCAAATTCCGGTGGTCGGGGATCATGAGGAGGAGATTTGCAAGATTACACTGTTGAGTTCTCCGGATGCTGATTGTAATGAAATAAAGAAAGATCCATGGGCCAAGAAAGCAGCTCAAATTACTCTCACAAGTAACAATGGCATTGCTAGTTCGGTTCGGGCCGCTAACCCTATCGGATTCATGAAGAAGCAAGCTCTGCCTGAATGCATTGGAGTTCTCAGAGATATGGGATTCAATGCCCATGGCGTTATGCCATGA
- the LOC126667601 gene encoding heavy metal-associated isoprenylated plant protein 35-like — protein MIDLLPFFFRDEKEIPSMSHTFLSFKYSLPHLLINATYRFFFHTLDSRDFLPVYFLRHSPMIPELEKPKVTEIQVRMDCNGCVQKIKKALHGINGIYDLYIDFPQQKLTIIGWADPEKIVKAIRKTRKIATICSHTEPPEPAPEGGAPPPAAEEANPTPAETPQAEAAPPAEPPKDPPQPENPPPEEKPTPSSVAAETNANQPPQNPHPKDVGEVHLIYHHPPDYGYRYGYGHSHVGQWNRYPNGQGLPPEPSQPIYVTHSYNTYRPSPYVTEYEHIRSPPRYTAHNRMSHYSDNYHENSSNGSITSIFSDENPNACSIV, from the exons ATGATCGATCTCCTTCCTTTTTTCTTTAGAGATGAAAAGGAGATTCCTTCCATGTCCCATACTTTTCTCTCTTTCAAATATTCCCTCCCTCATTTACTAATAAATGCCACCTATCGATTCTTTTTTCATACCCTCGACTCTCGAGACTTCTTGCCGGTCTATTTTCTTCGTCATTCTCCAATGATTCCAGAATTAGAG AAGCCTAAAGTCACCGAGATACAAGTCCGAATGGACTGTAATGGGTGTGTGCAGAAGATCAAGAAAGCATTGCATGGCATCAATG GTATATATGATCTCTACATTGATTTCCCCCAGCAGAAGTTGACAATAATTGGATGGGCAGATCCAGAGAAAATAGTGAAGGCCATTAGAAAAACTAGAAAGATAGCTACTATATGTTCTCACACCGAGCCACCAGAGCCAGCACCTGAAGGAGGTGCACCACCACCAGCTGCTGAAGAAGCTAACCCTACCCCAGCAGAAACCCCACAAGCTGAAGCAGCACCACCTGCAGAGCCACCAAAAGACCCACCACAACCCGAAAATCCACCGCCCGAGGAAAAACCGACACCATCATCTGTAGCGGCGGAGACCAACGCAAACCAGCCTCCACAAAATCCCCATCCTAAAGACGTAGGCGAGGTTCATCTAATATACCATCACCCACCTGATTACGGTTACAGATACGGATATGGTCATAGTCATGTCGGTCAATGGAACAGATACCCTAATGGCCAAGGACTTCCGCCGGAGCCATCACAGCCAATTTATGTGACTCATAGCTACAACACATACAGACCATCACCATATGTCACTGAATACGAGCATATCCGGTCTCCACCACGGTATACAGCTCATAATCGGATGAGCCATTACAGTGACAATTATCATGAAAATTCTAGTAATGGAAGCATCACATCCATCTTCAGCGATGAAAATCCAAATGCATGTAGCATAGTATGA